In the genome of Mycobacteriales bacterium, the window CGTCCTCGACGACGAGCACGTGCTTGTCGACGACGTCGCGGTCGAGGTCCTTGAGGATGCGCACGACCCCGGAGCTCGACGTCGACGAGCCGTAGGACGACACCGCCATGAACTCCATCGAGACGCGGGTCTCCATCGCCCGGGCGAGGTCGGCCATGACCATCACGGCGCCCTTCAGCACCCCGACGAGCAGCACCTCGCGCCCGACGTAGTCGGCGTCGATGGCGGCCGCGAGCTCCGCCACCTTGGCGCTGATCTCCTCCTCGGAGATGAGCACCTTCTCGATCTCGTCCGGCACGCGGGAGGTCACGCCTCGAAGGCTAGCCGCCCCTCCTGGCGGGTCACGCGGCCGCCTCCTGGCAGGTCGACCGG includes:
- the hpt gene encoding hypoxanthine phosphoribosyltransferase, whose protein sequence is MTSRVPDEIEKVLISEEEISAKVAELAAAIDADYVGREVLLVGVLKGAVMVMADLARAMETRVSMEFMAVSSYGSSTSSSGVVRILKDLDRDVVDKHVLVVEDVIDSGLTLNWLLRNLRSRQPASVEVCALLRKPEAAKVEIPVKYVGFDIPAEFVVGYGLDYAERYRDLPFVGLLRPSVYSEA